The DNA sequence TAGCAACGAGAAGGTTTGATTAGCTAGAAATGGCTACACCTTTACATTGCAAAAAGGAGACTCAATAGGTAACAATCAGCCTTTTGAGTCTCTCTCTTTTTATATAATTTTAAATCATCCTACTATAAGGAAACAAACGCATTACCTTCTATTTCATAATCTATAAGAACTAATTGTCCATTTTCTTTTATGAAACGAAACTCTACACATATCTCTTCTTTTGGTGGATACCCTAACCTCTCATAGTGATAACTCCCATTATCTTCATCATAAAATTGTACAAGCATATTATCTCCTTTGGCGATAATATACTCTCCATCTTCTATAATTCTTAACTCATCGTAAAGTAATAGTTTTAAAGCTGGATTCAAGATTGAGTTTTGTATGATAGCATAAAAGTCTCCATACGGATGAGAGCTAAATTGATTTTCTCGAACACCTATTAAATATTCTTGAAAACAATCGTTATAGATAAGTTGATTATCCTTGAGATCGAATATTTCATTAATCACTTTATTTGTAGCTTGATTATTCATAAATGGCCCTAACAACTTTTTCACATCTTCTATATCCGTTATCCGACTATTATAGAATTTGCCATTACTTTTTTCATGACTTCCATAAAGTCCCTCAACAGTGTAAACAACTTCGTGTATATGGGCATACACTTCTTCTTCATTAATCCCTTTTGGGCTAAGATAAACAATTACAGTTAGTATTATTAAAAAAAGTCCAAATAACATCCTCTTAAATGTATGATCTCTCATTTTTATCCCCAACTTTAATTCTCAATATTCTCTATTGTATAGACGATTTATCATGGGAATATGTTTCAATTTTTTTGAGAATACAGTAAAGTTTTTTTACAATGATCTGCGATTATACAAAAGAATAGAAATTAAAGAACCATCGCTGCAATCCACCCAAATATGAGTAGTGGTACATTTAGATGAATAAAAGTAGGAACACACGTATCCCAAATGTGATGATGTTGACCATCAACATTTAATCCTGCCGTCGGTCCTAATGTACTATCAGAAGCAGGTGATCCTGCATCCCCTAGTGCTCCAGCTGTACCAATCAATGCTATTGTAGCTAGCGCACTGAATCCTATTGCTTCTGCTAAAGGAACAAAGATGACAGCAATAATCGGAATGGTAGAGAACGAGGAACCTATTCCCATCGTTATTAGTAACCCTACGAGTAGCATCATCGCAGCTGCTAACGCTTTGTTACCGTCTAACCAAGTTGAAATAGTCATTACTAATGAATCAATGTGTCCAGTTTCTCTAATCACTTCTGCAAACCCTGCTGCAGCAATCATGACAAATCCTATATACGCCATTAATTTCATCCCATTAGTAAGCAACTCTTCAGATTTGGAAAGCTGCAACTTCCCTTTTAAGTGTAATAATCCGAAATAAATATATAAAATGGCTATACCTATTAATGCACTAAATATCATATCTTGTATTACGTATTGCAGTATTAAAACACTAATAATAGACACAAACCCAATAATTACAGATGAAACTGAGTATGATAAGTCTAATTCATTTTTTTCTTCTTGCCCTATTGGTTTATTTTCATATATCCTCTTCCCTCTATATGTTACAAATACAGCTAATCCCAAACCTAATACCATCCCTATTACCGGTATTACTAGTGCTGTAGGTATCATAGACATATCAATCGTCATGCCACTATCAGCCATATTGTTTTGAATAATCTCATGAAACATGAAACCGAATCCAAATGGTAATAAAATATAAGGTGCTTTTAAACCAAATGTCATGATTGTTGCTATAGCCCTACGGTCAATGTACAGTGCATTAAACACTTTTAATAATGGAGGTATTAATATAGGTATAAATGCAATATGAATCGGCACAAGATTTTGTGAGGATATAGAAACAAATAAAATTATGATTAGAATGAGAACTTTTCCTAGTTTTCTTGTTAATGTATCCCCTTCTTTGCCGACTATCATTAAAGCAAGTTTAACTAGTAAGTTTGGTATTCCAGTATAACTAATTGCAACAGCAAATGCTCCTAACATTGCATAACTAAGTGCGATTCTAGCACCTGATCCTAACCCTGACGCAAAGACATCTAAAGTCTCAGTAAATGGAATCCCAGCAACTATCCCTCCAACTATGGCACCAGTGACCATTGCTACTACAACGTGAACTCTCAACAGACTTAAAAGGATCATAACGAAAACTGCTATTAACACTGCATTCATTAGATGAATCCCCTTTCTTGTAATATAGCTTTACTTTACTATGATAAATTACTAAAGTAAAAACTTCACTTAATATATCATCAGCTAATGTTTACGTCAATGACCTTCACAAAATGTCATAGATTATTAGAATTTAAGAAGATGCTGTCACAAAAATAAATAGATCATTTGAAATAGAAGTAATAAATACGAAGAAAAACAGCCGCTATTGCGGCTGTTTTTCTTCGTATTTATTATTGTGCTGCTTCTATCTCTTCTTCAAGTAAATCTAAAATTCTTCCAGCATCTTCACCGTTGTTTTCACGGAAGTAGTCACGAATTGGCATTGCTAAATCTCGGAACGCTTGACGCTCATCTTCAGAAAGTGTATATACTTCAGTTCCACCTTCTTCTTCAATTAGGTCTAAGTTTTCTTGGTTTTGCTCATCTTGTAGAGCAAATCCAACTTCACGCATTTCTTCTACTGTTTCATCAATTAGTGCTTGGATATCTTCTGGTAAACTGTTGTAGAATTGCGTATTTACAACTGTCATGGCTACATAGTTATTATGATTAGAAATTGTCATATGATCTTGAACTTCATGGAATCCAGCAGAGTAGATGAAGAAGATTGGATTTTCTTGTCCATCAACAACTCCTTGATCCAAGCCGGTATATAACTCTCCCCAATCCATAGGTGTTGGGCTAGCATCATATGCCTCATAAGAATTAATAATTAATGGAGAGTTTTGTACTCTAATTTGGAAGCCATCAAAATCTTCCGGTGTTCTTAGCGGACTGCTTCCAGTCCATTGCATCGCACCTTCTGTCCAGTATGCTAATGGTGTCATATCCCACTCTTCATATTTTTCACGAAGGTGTACATTTAACGCTTCACTTGTATTTAAAATCTCTTGTGTTAATTCGATATCGTCAGGGAAAAGGAAGTGAAGGGCAAATACTTGTGCCTCTTCTACCATTGTACCTGTGAAACCTGGAGAAACAATACCAAACTCAGTTGAACCCATCATTAATTGCTCTGCTTGGTCAACTCCGTCACCTAGTCCACCATACTC is a window from the Evansella cellulosilytica DSM 2522 genome containing:
- a CDS encoding Na+/H+ antiporter family protein, whose amino-acid sequence is MNAVLIAVFVMILLSLLRVHVVVAMVTGAIVGGIVAGIPFTETLDVFASGLGSGARIALSYAMLGAFAVAISYTGIPNLLVKLALMIVGKEGDTLTRKLGKVLILIIILFVSISSQNLVPIHIAFIPILIPPLLKVFNALYIDRRAIATIMTFGLKAPYILLPFGFGFMFHEIIQNNMADSGMTIDMSMIPTALVIPVIGMVLGLGLAVFVTYRGKRIYENKPIGQEEKNELDLSYSVSSVIIGFVSIISVLILQYVIQDMIFSALIGIAILYIYFGLLHLKGKLQLSKSEELLTNGMKLMAYIGFVMIAAAGFAEVIRETGHIDSLVMTISTWLDGNKALAAAMMLLVGLLITMGIGSSFSTIPIIAVIFVPLAEAIGFSALATIALIGTAGALGDAGSPASDSTLGPTAGLNVDGQHHHIWDTCVPTFIHLNVPLLIFGWIAAMVL
- a CDS encoding DctP family TRAP transporter solute-binding subunit translates to MFKKKGLLVSAVLSASLILAACGDDTDEVDGNGDAGEEPDTTETDESDEDDTADEGTATEAEYQWDFVTEEMQGEVQYEYAAEFARRLEEKSDGAIEMTVYEYGGLGDGVDQAEQLMMGSTEFGIVSPGFTGTMVEEAQVFALHFLFPDDIELTQEILNTSEALNVHLREKYEEWDMTPLAYWTEGAMQWTGSSPLRTPEDFDGFQIRVQNSPLIINSYEAYDASPTPMDWGELYTGLDQGVVDGQENPIFFIYSAGFHEVQDHMTISNHNNYVAMTVVNTQFYNSLPEDIQALIDETVEEMREVGFALQDEQNQENLDLIEEEGGTEVYTLSEDERQAFRDLAMPIRDYFRENNGEDAGRILDLLEEEIEAAQ